A window of the Juglans microcarpa x Juglans regia isolate MS1-56 chromosome 5D, Jm3101_v1.0, whole genome shotgun sequence genome harbors these coding sequences:
- the LOC121264011 gene encoding uncharacterized protein LOC121264011 isoform X4, which yields MVGCAWRIWFDVGLPLEVLQKCTVEGVGSWMGVEDLGIVRFRWRLYIKYIGCAMHEQWLCDGFVLSSSDIWIGWWKQQRHEAEEGRVCGPSPQGFFGGPLQWDIQEVVPILMQSAPSARVKAPSLVLQLNVLVVKVLESKSPLRTLALL from the exons ATGGTTGGTTGTGCATGGAGGATCTGGTTTGATGTGGGGCTTCCTTTGGAGGTGCTACAGAAGTGCACGGTGGAGGGTGTTGGTTCTTGGATGGGTGTGGAGGATCTGGGTATCGTACGTTTTCGGTGGAG GTTATATATTAAGTATATTGGATGTGCTATGCATGAACAATGGTTGTGTGATGGATTTGTGTTGAGCTCAAGTGATATATGGATTGG GTGGTGGAAGCAGCAGAGACATGAAGCAGAGGAGGGGAGAGTATGTGGTCCATCCCCTCAAGGTTTCTTTGGAGGACCTCTACAATGGGACATCCAAGAAGTTGTCCCTATCTTAATGCAATCTGCTCCAAGTGCAAGGG TAAAGGCTCCAAGTCTGGTACTTCAATTAAATGTTTTGGTTGTCAAGGTTCTGGAATCAAAGTCTCCATTACGCACCTTGGCCCTTCTTTGA
- the LOC121264011 gene encoding uncharacterized protein LOC121264011 isoform X5, translating into MVLDMSRDCKTGFCCVMVGCAWRIWFDVGLPLEVLQKCTVEGVGSWMGVEDLGIVRFRWRLTQSIRWWKQQRHEAEEGRVCGPSPQGFFGGPLQWDIQEVVPILMQSAPSARVKAPSLVLQLNVLVVKVLESKSPLRTLALL; encoded by the exons ATGGTCCTTGATATGTCTCGTGATTGTAAAACAGGGTTTTGTTGTGTGATGGTTGGTTGTGCATGGAGGATCTGGTTTGATGTGGGGCTTCCTTTGGAGGTGCTACAGAAGTGCACGGTGGAGGGTGTTGGTTCTTGGATGGGTGTGGAGGATCTGGGTATCGTACGTTTTCGGTGGAGGTTGACTCAGAGTATTCG GTGGTGGAAGCAGCAGAGACATGAAGCAGAGGAGGGGAGAGTATGTGGTCCATCCCCTCAAGGTTTCTTTGGAGGACCTCTACAATGGGACATCCAAGAAGTTGTCCCTATCTTAATGCAATCTGCTCCAAGTGCAAGGG TAAAGGCTCCAAGTCTGGTACTTCAATTAAATGTTTTGGTTGTCAAGGTTCTGGAATCAAAGTCTCCATTACGCACCTTGGCCCTTCTTTGA
- the LOC121266552 gene encoding mitochondrial inner membrane protease subunit 1 isoform X2, with amino-acid sequence MVLRKLWHHRSIVREAWHRTIAVANFLCGLHVTNTYLCTAALAYGPSMLPTFNLTGDLFLAERLSTRFGKVRPGDVVLVRSPEDPRKLIVKRLLGMEGDSVTYVVDPKNSSRCDIVVVPKGHVWIEGDNIYASRDSRQVGPVPYSLLEGKAFCKIWPPKEFGFLGQSGMKNPDL; translated from the exons atggtgttGAGGAAGCTGTGGCACCATAGGAGCATAGTAAGAGAAGCATGGCATCGAACCATAGCGGTGGCCAACTTCCTCTGCGGCCTTCACGTCACCAACACTTACCTCTGTACTGCCGCCCTT GCCTACGGTCCCAGCATGCTCCCGACCTTCAATCTTACCGGGGATCTGTTCCTTGCCGAGCGGCTCTCCACCCGTTTCGGCAAGGTGCGACCTGGAGACGTCGTCCTCGTACGGTCCCCTGAAGATCCTCGAAAGTTGATAGTTAAGCGCTTGCTGGGAATGGAGGGTGATTCAGTCACGTACGTTGTCGACCCCAAGAACAGTTCTAGGTGCGACATTGTCGTG GTTCCAAAGGGACACGTTTGGATTGAGGGAGACAACATCTACGCCTCAAGAGATTCAAGACAAGTTGGGCCTGTTCCTTATAGCCTACTCGAAGGCAAAGCATTTTGCAAG ATATGGCCACCTAAAGAATTTGGTTTCTTGGGACAGAGTGGAATGAAGAATCCAGATCTCTAA
- the LOC121264011 gene encoding uncharacterized protein LOC121264011 isoform X2, giving the protein MVLDMSRDCKTGFCCVMVGCAWRIWFDVGLPLEVLQKCTVEGVGSWMGVEDLGIVRFRWRLYIKYIGCAMHEQWLCDGFVLSSSDIWIGWWKQQRHEAEEGRVCGPSPQGFFGGPLQWDIQEVVPILMQSAPSARVKAPSLVLQLNVLVVKVLESKSPLRTLALL; this is encoded by the exons ATGGTCCTTGATATGTCTCGTGATTGTAAAACAGGGTTTTGTTGTGTGATGGTTGGTTGTGCATGGAGGATCTGGTTTGATGTGGGGCTTCCTTTGGAGGTGCTACAGAAGTGCACGGTGGAGGGTGTTGGTTCTTGGATGGGTGTGGAGGATCTGGGTATCGTACGTTTTCGGTGGAG GTTATATATTAAGTATATTGGATGTGCTATGCATGAACAATGGTTGTGTGATGGATTTGTGTTGAGCTCAAGTGATATATGGATTGG GTGGTGGAAGCAGCAGAGACATGAAGCAGAGGAGGGGAGAGTATGTGGTCCATCCCCTCAAGGTTTCTTTGGAGGACCTCTACAATGGGACATCCAAGAAGTTGTCCCTATCTTAATGCAATCTGCTCCAAGTGCAAGGG TAAAGGCTCCAAGTCTGGTACTTCAATTAAATGTTTTGGTTGTCAAGGTTCTGGAATCAAAGTCTCCATTACGCACCTTGGCCCTTCTTTGA
- the LOC121266552 gene encoding mitochondrial inner membrane protease subunit 1 isoform X1, with the protein MVLRKLWHHRSIVREAWHRTIAVANFLCGLHVTNTYLCTAALAYGPSMLPTFNLTGDLFLAERLSTRFGKVRPGDVVLVRSPEDPRKLIVKRLLGMEGDSVTYVVDPKNSSRCDIVVVPKGHVWIEGDNIYASRDSRQVGPVPYSLLEGKAFCKVPSPLHLRCIRVNLFGEPNYQLCCSLWILYLFMMFVGSQRII; encoded by the exons atggtgttGAGGAAGCTGTGGCACCATAGGAGCATAGTAAGAGAAGCATGGCATCGAACCATAGCGGTGGCCAACTTCCTCTGCGGCCTTCACGTCACCAACACTTACCTCTGTACTGCCGCCCTT GCCTACGGTCCCAGCATGCTCCCGACCTTCAATCTTACCGGGGATCTGTTCCTTGCCGAGCGGCTCTCCACCCGTTTCGGCAAGGTGCGACCTGGAGACGTCGTCCTCGTACGGTCCCCTGAAGATCCTCGAAAGTTGATAGTTAAGCGCTTGCTGGGAATGGAGGGTGATTCAGTCACGTACGTTGTCGACCCCAAGAACAGTTCTAGGTGCGACATTGTCGTG GTTCCAAAGGGACACGTTTGGATTGAGGGAGACAACATCTACGCCTCAAGAGATTCAAGACAAGTTGGGCCTGTTCCTTATAGCCTACTCGAAGGCAAAGCATTTTGCAAG GTACCATCTCCCCTACATCTGCGGTGCATTAGAGTTAACCTGTTTGGAGAGCCGAATTATCAGCTCTGTTGTAGTCTTTGGATTTTATACTTGTTCATGATGTTTGTTGGATCGCAaaggattatatga
- the LOC121264011 gene encoding uncharacterized protein LOC121264011 isoform X3: MVGCAWRIWFDVGLPLEVLQKCTVEGVGSWMGVEDLGIVRFRWRLTQSIRLYIKYIGCAMHEQWLCDGFVLSSSDIWIGWWKQQRHEAEEGRVCGPSPQGFFGGPLQWDIQEVVPILMQSAPSARVKAPSLVLQLNVLVVKVLESKSPLRTLALL, translated from the exons ATGGTTGGTTGTGCATGGAGGATCTGGTTTGATGTGGGGCTTCCTTTGGAGGTGCTACAGAAGTGCACGGTGGAGGGTGTTGGTTCTTGGATGGGTGTGGAGGATCTGGGTATCGTACGTTTTCGGTGGAGGTTGACTCAGAGTATTCG GTTATATATTAAGTATATTGGATGTGCTATGCATGAACAATGGTTGTGTGATGGATTTGTGTTGAGCTCAAGTGATATATGGATTGG GTGGTGGAAGCAGCAGAGACATGAAGCAGAGGAGGGGAGAGTATGTGGTCCATCCCCTCAAGGTTTCTTTGGAGGACCTCTACAATGGGACATCCAAGAAGTTGTCCCTATCTTAATGCAATCTGCTCCAAGTGCAAGGG TAAAGGCTCCAAGTCTGGTACTTCAATTAAATGTTTTGGTTGTCAAGGTTCTGGAATCAAAGTCTCCATTACGCACCTTGGCCCTTCTTTGA
- the LOC121264011 gene encoding uncharacterized protein LOC121264011 isoform X1, with translation MVLDMSRDCKTGFCCVMVGCAWRIWFDVGLPLEVLQKCTVEGVGSWMGVEDLGIVRFRWRLTQSIRLYIKYIGCAMHEQWLCDGFVLSSSDIWIGWWKQQRHEAEEGRVCGPSPQGFFGGPLQWDIQEVVPILMQSAPSARVKAPSLVLQLNVLVVKVLESKSPLRTLALL, from the exons ATGGTCCTTGATATGTCTCGTGATTGTAAAACAGGGTTTTGTTGTGTGATGGTTGGTTGTGCATGGAGGATCTGGTTTGATGTGGGGCTTCCTTTGGAGGTGCTACAGAAGTGCACGGTGGAGGGTGTTGGTTCTTGGATGGGTGTGGAGGATCTGGGTATCGTACGTTTTCGGTGGAGGTTGACTCAGAGTATTCG GTTATATATTAAGTATATTGGATGTGCTATGCATGAACAATGGTTGTGTGATGGATTTGTGTTGAGCTCAAGTGATATATGGATTGG GTGGTGGAAGCAGCAGAGACATGAAGCAGAGGAGGGGAGAGTATGTGGTCCATCCCCTCAAGGTTTCTTTGGAGGACCTCTACAATGGGACATCCAAGAAGTTGTCCCTATCTTAATGCAATCTGCTCCAAGTGCAAGGG TAAAGGCTCCAAGTCTGGTACTTCAATTAAATGTTTTGGTTGTCAAGGTTCTGGAATCAAAGTCTCCATTACGCACCTTGGCCCTTCTTTGA